The Leucobacter sp. UCMA 4100 genome window below encodes:
- a CDS encoding siderophore-interacting protein codes for MTDSINLTQDELAGLLEVLKHPDHQQGLEDRYLTVTAIEHRARKLTRISATISGDDPLNEWTLANPTVRVALPEPPEEFAAIPGVPKTTTRVYTLVEIDPATRTAQIDLVVHAEASPAMRWLAQLRIGDRIDIVGPRPHRTPGEGTPRVLLADSSALPAATRLLRTMPHVDETFVFAAVPEDEFAILQQEISALAEPITAFRVEPHGQYPLATAFAEFDLTTDASVWAAGEREDMREIRHRCKHHLGLLSEQTQVFGYWKYGMTNTRLDFARLRATQKGLAAGRAFTDTDDFEIEL; via the coding sequence ATGACAGATTCGATCAACCTCACCCAAGACGAGCTCGCAGGACTACTCGAGGTACTCAAACACCCCGATCATCAGCAGGGGCTCGAGGACCGCTATCTGACCGTCACCGCAATTGAGCACCGCGCACGAAAACTCACTCGTATCTCAGCGACGATTTCTGGCGACGACCCACTCAACGAATGGACTCTGGCAAATCCCACGGTCCGCGTCGCATTGCCGGAACCACCCGAGGAATTCGCCGCAATCCCCGGGGTACCAAAGACCACGACGCGGGTATACACACTCGTGGAAATCGATCCAGCAACCCGCACCGCGCAAATAGACCTCGTAGTGCACGCCGAAGCTTCTCCTGCGATGCGCTGGCTAGCGCAGCTCAGGATTGGCGACCGCATTGACATTGTCGGACCACGCCCGCACCGCACCCCCGGTGAGGGCACCCCGCGGGTGCTGCTTGCCGACTCCTCTGCGCTCCCCGCGGCGACGCGGCTCCTGCGCACCATGCCCCACGTGGACGAGACTTTCGTCTTTGCTGCCGTCCCGGAGGATGAGTTTGCTATCCTGCAACAGGAGATCTCCGCATTAGCAGAACCCATCACCGCGTTTCGAGTAGAGCCGCACGGCCAATACCCACTGGCCACTGCTTTCGCCGAATTCGATCTCACCACTGACGCCAGCGTGTGGGCGGCCGGCGAACGGGAAGATATGCGCGAAATTCGCCACCGCTGCAAACACCATCTCGGACTACTGTCCGAGCAAACACAGGTATTCGGCTACTGGAAATATGGGATGACGAACACCCGGCTGGACTTCGCCAGACTCCGGGCAACGCAAAAGGGGCTCGCAGCGGGGCGCGCATTCACCGATACCGACGACTTCGAGATCGAACTGTGA
- a CDS encoding type IV secretory system conjugative DNA transfer family protein — MSWTDLLLWLLTGTVLLCIGVVIAWWTHRRRIAAREAKRAQHTVSGSRDMLGQREIAVRQMTREDRIVFGCLVDVASEPVMTDRLVMDDTDAPVEVLGAPGSGKSIAALSPAIVRHRGPALVSTTKTDLARGTIGARAITTAPVIFDPAADLAKSPALRDQVRVWTPITEGVTWARAQRTSHAMLTAVKGAEQGGQQAFFVTHSTIVVAALLVYLRARPGSSLLDLIKQVKKLGGNNSGADDGPDAWDSLLHDLEAEQANYADAAELGEDAAVTMSAALEQAQLALGLTAAAARAEETRAGILGSVAQVIEGLILAGSVVRQSWDDKTTLRLDTMPEMHTLYLICPTPDYRPLTNALLGAYVEELQRRASAHGGALPVQHLVVLDELVHCTPHRDLQSWAANLARSARVKFLLCTQSVSDLIGVYGREGAASIRNACSGGHVLFAATTDSETLRAYSELAGKRELVQEQSVSISVTKSNNYSGAVKGMLRDGSSTSKTTQRSRNLVEKDAATPARLAAMQTFHALVWLPGRPDVPGGTVQVRATPLFEDPDLMAAAQGDRAALARVQRLPDTSAWETASPGPRLVEEEDELGEAA, encoded by the coding sequence ATGAGTTGGACTGATCTTCTTCTGTGGCTCCTCACTGGCACTGTCCTCCTCTGCATCGGTGTTGTGATCGCGTGGTGGACGCATCGGCGACGTATCGCAGCACGCGAGGCTAAGCGGGCGCAGCACACGGTGAGCGGATCGCGCGATATGCTCGGCCAGCGTGAAATCGCCGTGCGCCAGATGACGCGCGAGGACCGCATCGTGTTCGGTTGCCTCGTGGATGTCGCCAGTGAGCCGGTGATGACGGATCGCCTCGTCATGGACGACACCGATGCGCCTGTCGAAGTGCTGGGCGCGCCCGGCTCGGGCAAGAGCATCGCGGCACTGTCTCCGGCCATCGTGCGCCATCGAGGCCCCGCGCTCGTATCCACCACCAAGACAGACCTAGCACGCGGCACCATCGGGGCACGTGCGATTACCACGGCGCCCGTCATTTTCGACCCGGCTGCGGATCTGGCAAAGTCACCGGCGCTGCGAGATCAGGTACGCGTGTGGACGCCGATCACCGAGGGCGTCACATGGGCGCGCGCTCAGCGTACCTCTCACGCGATGCTCACCGCGGTTAAGGGCGCCGAGCAGGGTGGTCAGCAGGCGTTCTTCGTCACCCACTCGACCATTGTTGTCGCGGCGCTGCTCGTCTATCTCCGCGCGCGTCCCGGCAGCAGCCTGCTCGACCTCATCAAGCAGGTGAAGAAACTCGGCGGCAACAATAGCGGTGCTGACGATGGACCGGACGCCTGGGACAGTCTGCTGCACGACCTCGAAGCGGAGCAGGCCAACTACGCTGACGCTGCTGAGCTGGGCGAGGACGCGGCTGTGACGATGAGCGCCGCCCTGGAGCAGGCGCAGTTGGCGTTGGGTCTGACAGCCGCTGCGGCGCGAGCGGAGGAGACGCGCGCAGGCATCCTCGGCTCGGTCGCCCAGGTCATCGAGGGCCTGATCCTCGCCGGTAGCGTCGTCCGCCAGTCCTGGGATGACAAGACTACGCTGCGACTGGACACCATGCCCGAGATGCACACCCTGTATCTGATCTGCCCCACGCCGGACTATCGGCCTCTCACGAACGCTTTGCTGGGCGCGTACGTCGAGGAGCTGCAACGGCGGGCATCGGCCCACGGGGGCGCGCTGCCCGTGCAGCACCTCGTAGTCCTGGATGAGCTGGTGCACTGCACACCGCACCGCGACCTGCAATCGTGGGCGGCCAACCTCGCCCGCTCCGCCCGCGTGAAATTCCTGCTCTGCACCCAGTCGGTCTCCGACCTCATCGGCGTCTACGGGCGCGAGGGCGCGGCCTCCATCCGCAACGCCTGCTCGGGCGGACACGTCCTATTCGCCGCCACGACCGACTCTGAGACCCTGCGTGCGTACAGTGAGCTGGCGGGCAAGCGAGAACTTGTGCAGGAACAGTCCGTGAGCATCTCGGTCACTAAGTCCAACAACTACTCCGGGGCTGTTAAGGGGATGCTGCGTGACGGGTCGAGCACGTCCAAGACCACACAGCGCTCCCGCAACCTCGTGGAAAAGGACGCGGCCACCCCGGCGCGGTTGGCCGCCATGCAGACGTTCCATGCGCTCGTCTGGTTGCCAGGCCGCCCGGATGTGCCCGGCGGCACCGTGCAGGTCCGAGCGACCCCCTTGTTCGAGGACCCGGACCTGATGGCCGCCGCTCAGGGTGACCGCGCCGCTCTGGCTCGCGTCCAGCGCCTACCCGACACGTCCGCCTGGGAGACGGCATCACCGGGGCCCCGTTTGGTCGAGGAAGAGGACGAGTTGGGCGAGGCCGCATAG
- a CDS encoding TetR/AcrR family transcriptional regulator: protein MIRSGRPRRLTTAAIVDAGTKLTLPKLTVRGIASELGVSEMSIYRRAGSIQGLRDLVAEGIVERADFALPNLDDPEDALVDLARRLRDFVLTNPGIAEHLTRLSSATPVSVGRIDRSQAEFAERYGISAAQASILVSTIAEHAVALAAVNPRSHSQVRDSTSLSAAVSTVRAGALATAALSPEERFCWSIRATARGMLGMLGLPIRTDTPLSGG, encoded by the coding sequence ATGATCAGATCTGGACGTCCCCGTCGTCTCACCACAGCGGCTATCGTCGACGCGGGCACAAAACTCACGCTCCCGAAGTTGACGGTGCGGGGTATCGCATCCGAACTTGGCGTCAGTGAGATGTCTATCTACCGGCGGGCGGGCAGTATTCAAGGGCTGCGTGACCTTGTCGCGGAAGGGATTGTCGAACGCGCGGACTTTGCGCTTCCAAACCTCGATGACCCTGAAGACGCGCTGGTCGACCTGGCGCGCCGATTACGTGATTTTGTGCTCACAAATCCTGGCATCGCCGAACACCTCACGAGGCTGAGCTCCGCTACGCCGGTATCGGTTGGACGCATTGACCGCTCGCAAGCTGAATTCGCGGAACGCTACGGCATCTCTGCGGCTCAGGCGAGTATTTTGGTTTCGACGATCGCCGAGCACGCGGTAGCTCTTGCCGCCGTAAATCCGCGTTCGCACAGCCAAGTGCGAGATTCCACATCGCTCAGCGCCGCGGTATCGACGGTGCGTGCCGGGGCGCTCGCCACCGCAGCGCTTTCGCCCGAGGAGCGATTCTGCTGGTCGATCCGGGCAACTGCCCGGGGCATGCTGGGGATGCTTGGGCTGCCAATCCGCACCGACACACCATTATCCGGCGGGTGA
- a CDS encoding energy-coupling factor transporter transmembrane component T: MTRFNSRRWVPHPLIIVLLTVPAQLAVLLAQRPWFSITVLACCLLVTVVTKPRFAAVFIAAAGALSLVLWVGMGLWLPLEAATNGALRIVALSALLVVPFFYVNWPVLADSLIDRFRVSYRVMDTVLLGERFTMLMRADLRTARRMARLRARGSIRGQTRLLLRTTLPVLVASFRHSDELALALDTRGFGAHPKRTVHQSRPLRAFELAILIAVWVCSIFIAVFLERM, encoded by the coding sequence ATGACCCGCTTCAACTCCCGCAGGTGGGTTCCGCATCCGCTGATTATCGTATTGCTCACCGTTCCCGCACAGCTCGCGGTATTGCTCGCCCAACGGCCCTGGTTCAGTATTACAGTGCTGGCGTGCTGTCTCTTGGTGACAGTGGTGACGAAACCCCGCTTTGCCGCTGTCTTTATCGCGGCGGCTGGCGCGCTATCCCTGGTTCTTTGGGTCGGGATGGGCCTGTGGCTGCCTCTAGAGGCCGCGACGAACGGGGCGTTGCGTATCGTTGCACTCAGCGCCCTACTCGTGGTGCCGTTTTTCTATGTGAACTGGCCGGTGCTGGCAGACTCGTTGATTGATCGGTTCCGTGTTTCCTATCGGGTCATGGACACCGTGCTACTCGGGGAACGTTTCACTATGCTCATGCGAGCTGACCTGCGCACCGCCCGCAGGATGGCTCGACTACGTGCCCGCGGGAGCATTCGTGGACAGACGCGATTATTACTGCGGACGACGCTGCCAGTTCTCGTGGCAAGTTTCCGGCATAGCGATGAGCTCGCTCTCGCCCTGGACACTCGTGGTTTCGGTGCCCATCCGAAACGCACGGTCCACCAGAGTCGACCGCTCCGAGCGTTCGAGCTGGCTATTCTCATCGCAGTATGGGTATGCAGCATTTTCATTGCCGTATTCCTCGAAAGAATGTAG
- a CDS encoding ATP-binding cassette domain-containing protein, which translates to MSLPNSADPGRYNVRIQQFTIAYDGANPVLNIPYLELVSGSYTLITGPTGCGKSSLAHALVGVLEDMTTARVAGSISMNGTQLATLDSAQRSGTIAAVWQRPETQLFASTVLAEVRAGLDFQLIAPNEATFRARRALHLVGLSHIDESRNPLTLSGGEQQRLALASALVLRAPILVLDEVASQLDRTASHRLGKIIREIRSARQLTVVAFDHRPDPHLEHTDRVIVLDENGRIALDDKPASVYGENVDFCRRIGVHLPAKETSSSDTDFGALTVHQTAPGLTTQALTVARRSALLLRDATLTLPRGAIALLLGPNGAGKTSLLDALAGEKRGVRGHIDPSRRVRLTRGIGYLPQRGSELMFAHTVRTELHLALPPGARSSAAEIDDMLNRAGLLCLAEVHPQHLSGGQRQRLSVLLAVAGRPAFLLLDEPTNAQDVTGTAQIRALLAGNAQDRVAVIATHDAGSFRGIATHHIELQTGIVKGVWQI; encoded by the coding sequence ATGAGCCTCCCGAACTCGGCCGACCCTGGCCGCTACAACGTACGGATACAGCAGTTCACAATCGCCTACGATGGCGCAAATCCGGTGCTCAATATACCTTACCTGGAGCTGGTCAGCGGGAGCTACACGCTCATCACCGGACCCACCGGTTGCGGTAAGTCAAGTCTGGCACACGCACTGGTCGGGGTGCTTGAAGATATGACGACAGCTCGGGTTGCAGGCAGCATCAGCATGAACGGAACCCAGCTTGCAACCCTAGACTCAGCCCAACGCTCCGGTACGATCGCTGCGGTCTGGCAGCGCCCAGAAACCCAGCTTTTCGCCAGCACCGTCTTGGCAGAAGTCCGTGCCGGCCTCGACTTCCAACTCATAGCACCCAACGAGGCCACGTTCAGGGCGCGCAGAGCCCTGCACCTCGTCGGTCTGAGCCACATTGACGAATCCCGTAACCCACTGACCCTCTCGGGCGGCGAACAACAGCGACTTGCCCTCGCGTCAGCACTCGTGCTGCGAGCGCCTATCCTGGTGCTCGACGAGGTCGCGTCACAGTTGGATCGCACCGCAAGCCACCGGCTCGGAAAAATCATCAGGGAGATTCGGTCCGCTCGCCAGCTCACCGTCGTGGCGTTCGACCACCGTCCGGACCCACATCTGGAACATACCGATCGGGTCATCGTACTCGATGAGAACGGCAGAATCGCGCTCGACGACAAGCCCGCCAGTGTATACGGTGAGAACGTAGACTTCTGCCGCAGAATCGGCGTGCATCTACCCGCAAAAGAGACCTCGAGCAGTGACACAGACTTCGGCGCGTTGACCGTCCACCAGACAGCACCCGGTCTGACAACCCAGGCTCTTACGGTCGCCAGACGCAGCGCACTGTTGTTGCGAGACGCCACCCTCACACTTCCCCGAGGAGCAATCGCGCTGCTGCTGGGCCCAAACGGCGCGGGTAAGACCAGCCTGCTGGATGCGCTTGCCGGCGAGAAACGCGGGGTGCGCGGGCACATCGATCCGTCACGGCGGGTAAGGCTCACCAGAGGCATTGGGTACCTGCCACAACGCGGGAGCGAGCTCATGTTCGCCCACACCGTTCGGACGGAGCTACACCTGGCATTACCACCGGGGGCGCGTTCTAGTGCCGCGGAGATCGACGATATGTTGAACCGGGCGGGGCTCTTGTGTCTGGCCGAAGTGCATCCGCAGCACTTATCGGGCGGGCAACGACAGCGGCTCTCGGTGCTCCTCGCCGTCGCCGGAAGACCGGCATTTCTCCTGCTGGACGAACCTACGAATGCACAGGATGTGACTGGCACAGCACAGATTCGTGCGCTGTTAGCAGGAAATGCTCAGGATCGCGTCGCCGTCATCGCGACGCATGATGCGGGCTCCTTCCGCGGCATCGCCACTCATCACATCGAGCTACAAACCGGAATCGTCAAAGGGGTCTGGCAGATATGA
- a CDS encoding ISL3 family transposase: MSQPSFTSPDLDAFCLLNTLNLTVTGQAVDTDQAVLECRTTTEFPDSWCRECGAEGVPRGTTVRRLVHVPLGWRPTILHVRVRRYRCPTCTRVWREDLTQIAAPRAKLSRPAVLWALKCLVIDRMSISRIAAGLGAAWHTVNTAILATGQQLLVDDPSRFDGVRVLGVDEHVWRHTPFGSKYVTVITDLTPIRDKTGPSRLLDIVEGRSKKVFKTWLAAQSQTFRHGIEDVAMDGFAGYKSAAAEELPDATPVMDPFHVVALAGGAVERCRQRVQQETLGHRGRSGDPLYGIRRILLTGANLLTSKQTDRLEAVLAVEEHTQVDVTWWVYQRIVAAYRDPDRTRGRDRLRAVIASLSAGVPAALVELTTLGRTLKRRAADVLAYFDRPGTSNGPTEAINGRLEHLRGTALGFRNLGHYLLRALLDAGGFRPHLHSHLR, encoded by the coding sequence ATGTCCCAGCCTAGCTTCACGAGCCCCGATCTCGACGCGTTCTGCCTCCTCAACACCCTCAACCTGACCGTCACCGGGCAAGCGGTCGATACCGATCAAGCAGTCCTGGAATGCCGCACCACCACCGAGTTCCCGGACTCCTGGTGCCGGGAGTGCGGGGCCGAAGGCGTCCCCCGCGGAACCACGGTGCGCAGGCTTGTCCACGTCCCGCTCGGCTGGCGCCCCACGATCCTGCACGTGCGCGTGCGCCGCTACCGGTGCCCGACCTGCACACGGGTCTGGCGGGAAGACCTCACCCAGATCGCCGCGCCACGGGCGAAGCTGTCACGGCCGGCCGTGCTGTGGGCGCTGAAATGCCTCGTCATCGACAGGATGTCCATCAGCCGCATCGCTGCGGGCCTGGGCGCAGCGTGGCACACCGTCAACACCGCGATCCTCGCCACCGGCCAACAGCTGCTGGTCGATGACCCCAGCAGGTTCGACGGTGTCCGGGTCCTCGGGGTCGATGAGCATGTGTGGCGGCATACCCCGTTCGGCAGCAAGTACGTCACTGTCATCACCGATCTCACCCCGATCCGCGACAAGACCGGTCCCTCCCGCCTGCTGGACATCGTTGAGGGCCGATCGAAGAAGGTCTTCAAGACCTGGCTGGCCGCCCAATCGCAGACATTCCGTCACGGTATTGAGGACGTCGCGATGGATGGCTTCGCCGGCTACAAGTCAGCCGCGGCCGAAGAACTGCCCGACGCCACCCCGGTGATGGATCCGTTCCACGTCGTGGCTCTGGCTGGTGGTGCTGTAGAGCGGTGTCGGCAGCGGGTCCAACAGGAGACACTCGGGCACCGGGGCCGGTCCGGGGATCCGCTCTATGGCATCCGTCGCATCCTGCTCACCGGCGCGAACCTGCTCACCAGCAAGCAGACCGATCGACTCGAAGCTGTGCTCGCTGTCGAGGAACACACACAAGTCGATGTCACGTGGTGGGTCTACCAGCGCATCGTGGCCGCGTACCGCGACCCCGACCGCACTCGCGGCAGAGACCGACTGCGGGCGGTCATCGCGAGTCTCTCGGCAGGAGTCCCTGCAGCGCTGGTAGAGCTGACGACGCTGGGGCGAACGCTGAAACGCAGAGCCGCTGATGTGCTCGCCTACTTCGACCGGCCTGGCACAAGCAACGGGCCGACGGAGGCGATCAACGGCCGGCTCGAGCATCTGCGAGGCACCGCGCTGGGGTTCCGGAATCTGGGCCACTACCTGCTGCGGGCACTGCTGGACGCCGGAGGATTCAGACCGCATCTACACTCTCATTTGCGATGA
- a CDS encoding ISL3 family transposase: protein MQSTSSSVSCPVADVICRTLELGVHITGAHITGEDVTVIEATPREPLGYCPDCGAEGQLRDHVIRHLTDVPITGHPTRLHVRLPRYQCVHAQCRRTIFQHQLDAAEPGAKTTNRATTWILKRLIHDQMSISTISRALGLGWDLVNHLATNAAKSLIYAHPDHLAGVRVLGIDEHCWKHVRGQGKDSFATIFVDLTPLIDGTGRARLLDVKAGRSARVVTTWLQERSPAFRDGVKVVTMDGFAGYHTATTESLPESVPLMDPFHVVQLAGQKLTACRQRLQQHIHGHRGRKKDLLYQGRRTLLTRRSLLNKRGTDRLERLWAEHDDHIALEVTYLVYQDVIDAYQHPDRKTGRRLMQKVIDQLRRGLPHGLEELAQLGRTLWRKRAQVLAFFERGGASNGPVEAINGRLEHLRGIGLGFRNFGHYVLRCLLHSGQLSNRVNAL from the coding sequence ATGCAATCTACCTCCTCATCCGTGTCGTGTCCGGTAGCCGATGTCATCTGCCGCACCCTCGAACTCGGCGTCCACATCACCGGCGCCCACATCACCGGCGAGGACGTCACCGTCATCGAAGCCACACCACGAGAACCCCTCGGCTACTGCCCCGACTGCGGCGCAGAAGGACAGCTGCGTGATCACGTCATCCGTCACCTGACAGACGTTCCCATCACCGGCCACCCCACCCGTCTGCACGTACGTCTGCCTCGCTACCAGTGCGTTCACGCCCAGTGCCGACGCACGATCTTCCAACACCAACTCGACGCCGCCGAACCAGGAGCGAAGACCACGAATCGAGCCACGACCTGGATCCTGAAACGCCTCATCCACGACCAGATGAGCATCTCAACGATCAGCAGAGCCCTCGGACTGGGCTGGGACCTCGTCAACCACCTGGCCACCAACGCAGCGAAATCGCTGATCTACGCCCATCCTGACCATCTGGCGGGAGTCCGGGTCCTCGGGATCGATGAGCACTGCTGGAAGCACGTACGCGGACAGGGCAAAGATTCCTTCGCAACGATCTTCGTGGACCTGACTCCACTCATCGACGGGACCGGCCGAGCACGTCTGCTCGATGTCAAAGCGGGACGCTCAGCCAGAGTCGTGACCACCTGGCTGCAGGAGCGCTCCCCAGCATTCCGCGACGGGGTCAAGGTCGTCACGATGGATGGGTTCGCCGGCTACCACACCGCGACCACGGAGTCGCTGCCGGAATCCGTACCCTTGATGGATCCCTTCCACGTCGTCCAGCTCGCCGGGCAGAAGCTCACCGCCTGCAGACAACGCTTGCAGCAGCACATCCATGGACATCGCGGCCGGAAGAAAGACCTCCTCTATCAGGGACGACGGACTCTGCTGACAAGGCGATCTCTGCTGAACAAGAGGGGCACAGACCGGCTGGAGCGGCTGTGGGCCGAGCACGACGATCACATCGCTTTGGAGGTGACGTACCTGGTCTATCAGGACGTCATCGATGCCTATCAGCATCCCGACCGGAAGACCGGCAGGCGGCTCATGCAGAAGGTGATCGACCAGTTGCGCAGGGGCCTGCCGCACGGACTTGAAGAGCTTGCTCAACTAGGCAGGACGCTGTGGCGGAAACGGGCGCAGGTGCTGGCGTTCTTCGAACGTGGAGGCGCATCGAACGGTCCGGTCGAGGCGATCAACGGACGCCTCGAGCATCTGCGAGGTATCGGCCTGGGTTTCAGGAACTTCGGGCACTACGTACTACGCTGCCTGCTCCACTCCGGACAGCTATCGAACCGAGTCAACGCACTCTGA